The DNA region GTGAAGGCGTTTACGCCCAGCTGCGTCTGCGTTCCGGTGAAATCCGCAAGGTCCATGTTGATTGCCGCGCGACCGTTGGCGAAGTTGGTAACGAAGAGCACAACCTGCGCAAGATCGGCAAGGCCGGCGCGAACCGCTGGCGCGGTATCCGTCCGACCGTCCGTGGTGTGGTCATGAACCCGATCGATCACCCGCACGGTGGTGGTGAAGGTAAGACCGGCGAAGGTCGTGTACCGGTTAGCCCATGGGGCACGCCGACCAAGGGTTACCGTACTCGTCGCAACAAGCGTACCGACAACATGATCGTACGCCGCCGCTATTCCACTAAAGGGTAATTGACATATGGCACGTTCGCAAAAAAAGGGCCCGTTTGTTGATCTTCACCTTCTGAAGAAGGTGGACGCGGCGCGTGCGACCAGTGACAAGCGTCCGATTAAGACTTGGTCTCGCCGTTCGACCATTCTGCCGGACTTCATTGGTCTGACCATCGCTGTGCACAACGGTCGTACCCACGTCCCGGTCTATGTTTCTGAAAACATGGTCGGCCACAAACTGGGCGAATTCTCGCTGACTCGTACCTTCAAAGGCCACGCGGCCGATAAGAAGGCGAAGAAGAAGTAAGGTGAAGCGATGAGAGTATCTGCATATCTGAAGAGCGTTCGCCTGTCGGCACAGAAGGGCCGTCTGGTGGCTGACCTCGTTCGCGGCAAGTCCGTCGAAGAGGCGCTGAACATTTTGACCTTCTGCCCCAAGAAGGGCGCCGGTCTGGTCAAGAAGCTGCTGGAGTCGGCAATCGCCAACGCTGAGCACAACGAAGGTGCTGACATCGACACCCTGAAGGTGGAGACCATCTACGTTGACAAGGGCCCGAGCCTGAAGCGTTTCACGGCACGTGCTAAAGGTCGTGGCAACAAGATCGAAAAGCAGACTTGCCACATCATGTTGACCGTGGGCAATTAAGGGGTAAGAAATGGGTCAGAAGATTCATCCGACGGGATTCCGTCTTGCCGTCACCAAAAACTGGTCTTCGAAGTGGTTTGCCAACAGCGCCAATTTCCCTGGCATGCTGAAGCAAGACATCGAAGTCCGTGAGTTCCTGAAGAAGCGCCTGGCGCACGCTTCGGTTGGTCGCGTGACCATCGAGCGTCCGGCCAAGTCCGCCCGTATCACCATTCACAGCGCCCGTCCGGGTGTCGTGATTGGCAAGAAGGGTGAGGACATCGAAGTTCTGAAGGCTGAACTGCAAAAGCGTCTGGGCGTTCCGGTGCATGTGAACATTGAAGAAGTTCGCAAGCCGGAACTGGATGCACAAATCATTGCCGATGGTATCGCCTCGCAGCTGGAAAAGCGCGTGATGTTCCGTCGCGCCATGAAGCGTTCCATGCAAAATGCAATGCGCATGGGCGCCCTGGGCATCAAGATCATGAGCTCCGGCCGTCTGAATGGTATCGATATCGCTCGTAGCGAATGGTACCGTGAAGGCCGCGTTCCGCTGCACACCCTGCGTGCCGATGTTGAGTACGCTACCTCTGAAGCCAAGACCACTTACGGCATCATTGGTATCAAGGTGTGGATCTACAAGGGTGAGCTGAAGCCGGGCCAAGTACAGGCCGCTGCTCCTGCTGCTCCTGAAAAGAAAGTGAGAAAGGGCGCTCGCAATGCTGCAGCCAACTAGACTCAAGTACCGTAAACAGCAAAAAGGCCGCAACACCGGTATCGCCACCCGTGGCAACAAGGTGAGCTTTGGTGATTTTGGTCTGAAGGCGCTGGGCCGTGGTCGTCTGACTGCACGTCAGATCGAAGCCGCCCGTCGTGCGATGACCCGTCACATTAAGCGTGGTGGCCGCATCTGGATTCGTATTTTCCCGGACAAGCCGATTACCTCCAAGCCTGCAGAAGTACGTATGGGTAATGGTAAGGGTAGCCCGGAATACTACGTTGCGGAAATTCAGCCTGGCAAGATGCTGTACGAAATGGATGGTGTTTCCGAGGAACTCGCTCGCGAAGCTTTCCGTCTGGCCGCAGCCAAGTTGCCGATCCCGACTGTATTTGTAATTAGACAGGTAGGTCAGTAATGAAAGCGTCCGAACTGAGAGCGAAAAGCGTGGACGAGCTGAAGGCCGAACTGCTGAGCCTTCTGAAGGCCCAGTTTGCGCTGCGCATGCAGCACGCCACCCAGCAGCTCGCCAAGAACAGTGAACTGAAGAAAGTGCGCCGCGATGTAGCTCGTGTACGCACCATTCTGAAAGAGAAGGCTGCTTAAGATGAGCGAAACCAAAGTGGTACGTACGCTGACCGGCAAGGTGGTCAGCGACAAGATGGACAAGACCGTAACCGTTCTGGTCGAGCGCAAGGTTAAGCACCCGATCTACGGCAAGATTGTCCGTCTTTCCAAAAAGTTCCATGCACACGATGAGAACAACGAGTTCAAGGCCGGCGATATCGTAGTCATCAGCGAGTCCCGTCCCCTCTCGAAGACCAAGTCGTGGGTGGTAACTGCACTGGTCGAGAAATCTCGTCAAGTGTAAAAAGCTTGCAGAGGGGGTAACTCCTCTGTACAATGGCCGTTTTCCTGCCACCGTTTTGGCAGGACTCTGCCCTTACGGGGTCCAAAACTGGCCGTTTGATACGCCGCAGAGTCATCTGCGGCGTTTCGTCTGTGATCGTGGTCTGGCGGCAATAGGCTGCGTAATCACGGATGAAAGTGACGGGATAAGTTGGATAGAAAGGTAATCATAAATGATCCAAATGCAGACCATTCTTGAGGTCGCAGACAACACTGGTGCGCGCTCTGTTATGTGCATCAAAGTGTTGGGCGGCTCCAAGCGTCGCTACGCAGCAGTTGGCGACATCATCAAGGTGAGCATCAAGGATGCCGCTCCGCGCGGACGCGTCAAGAAAGGCGATGTATACAACGCTGTCGTTGTACGCACTGCCAAGGGTGTGCGTCGTGCCGATGGCTCGTTGATCAAATTCGACGGCAATGCGGCTGTGTTGCTCAACACCAAGCTTGAGCCGATCGGCACTCGCATCTTCGGGCCGGTAACGCGTGAACTGCGTACCGAACGCTTCATGAAGATCGTTTCGCTGGCTCCTGAAGTGCTGTAAGGAGAACACATGCGCAAAATTCGCAAGGGTGATGAAGTCGTAGTAATCACCGGCAAAGACAAAGGCAAGCGTGGTACCGTGTTGCGCGTCCTGGACGAAAAGCTCGTCGTAGAAGGCGTTAACGTTGCCAAGAAGCATCAAAAGCCGAACCCGATCCGTGGGATCGCCGGCGGTATTGTCGAAAAGACCATGCCGATCGCCGTGTCCAACGTGGCTATTTTCAATCCGGCTAGCCAAAAGGCTGACCGCGTAGGCTTCAAGGTTCTTGAAGACGGCCGCAAGGTACGCGTGTTCAAGTCTTCCGGCGAAGTCATCGGGGCGTAAGGAGTCAACATGGCACGTCTCTACGATTTCTACAAAGACACCGTAGTGCCGGATCTGATGAAACAGTTCGGCTACAAGTCGGTTATGGAAGTTCCGCGCATCGAGAAGATCACCCTGAACATGGGTGTCGGTGAAGCGGTAGCCGACAAGAAGGTGATGGAACACGCTGTGGGCGATATGGAAAAGCTGGCTGGCCAAAAGCCGGTCGTGACCACCGCTCGCAAATCGATCGCAGGCTTCAAGATCCGTGATCATTATCCGATCGGCTGCAAGGTTACCCTGCGCCGCGAACGGATGTACGAGTTCTTCGACCGCCTGGTTACCATCGCGCTGCCGCGCGTACGCGACTTCCGTGGTGTTTCCGCCAAGTCTTTCGACGGCCGCGGCAACTTCAACATGGGTGTGCGCGAGCAAATCATCTTCCCGGAAATCGAGTACGACAAGATTGATGCTTTGCGCGGTATGAACATCACCATTACCACTACGGCGAAAACTGACGAAGAGGCCCGCGCACTGCTGGCAGCTTTCAAGTTCCCGTTCAAGGGTTAAGCACATGGCGACACAAGCACTGATTAACCGTGAAGAGAAGCGCGCAAAGCTGGCTGCCAAGTTTGCTGCCAAGCGCGAAGCGCTCCTCGCCATCATCAACAACCAGAGCCTCTCGGAAGAAGAGCGTTTCGCAGCCCGTCTGAAACTTCAGCAACTGCCGCGTAACGCCAGCCCGGTACGCCAGCGTCGTCGCTGCGCCATCACCGGTCGTCCGCGTGGCGTGTTCCGCAAATTCGGTCTCGGTCGTAGCAAACTGCGTGAAATCGCCCTCAAAGGCGAAATCCCGGGTGTTACGAAGGCCAGCTGGTAATAGGAGACACATAAATGAGCATGCATGATCCTATTTCCGATATGCTGACCCGCATTCGCAACGCACAGCGCGCCGCCAAGGTCGCCGTTGCGATGCCGTCTTCCAAGTTGAAGATTGCACTTGCGCAGGTCCTGAAAGAAGAGGGCTACATCGAAGACTTCGCCGTCGCCGGCGAAGCCAAGAAGCCTGTCCTCGATATCCAGCTCAAGTACTATGCTGGCCGTCCGGTGATCGAGCGCATCGAGCGCGTATCCCGTCCTGGCCTGCGTGTGTACAAGGGCACCACTGAAATTCCGAAGGTCATGAATGGCCTGGGCGTAGCTATCCTGTCCACCTCCAAGGGTGTGATGACCGATCGCAAGGCACGTGCTGCCGGCATCGGTGGTGAGCTGCTCTGCATCGTGGCGTAAGGGAGGGTGTAATGTCTCGCGTAGCTAAGAATCCTGTAGCGATCCCGGCCGGCGTTGAAGTCAAGTTCAACGCAACCGAGGTGAGCGTTAAGGGCTCCCTTGGCACCCTCAGCACCCCGCTGTGCACTGAGGTGGATGTCAAGCTGGACAACGGTCAGCTGACGTTCGCAGCCAAGAATGACAGCAAGTTCGCTCGTGCCATGTCTGGCACGCTGCGTGCGCTCCTCAACAACATGGTCCAAGGTGTAAGCAAGGGCTTCGAAAAGAAGCTGACCCTGGTCGGCGTGGGCTATCGTGCCCAGGCTCAGGGTGACGTGCTCAACCTTTCTCTGGGCTTCTCCCACCCGGTAGCGCACAAGATGCCTGCTGGCGTGAAGGTGGAAACGCCCTCTCAGACCGAGATCATCATCAAGGGCGCCGACAAGCAGCAAGTCGGCCAGGTAGCCGCTGAAGTCCGCGCGTACCGTTCTCCGGAACCGTACAAGGGCAAGGGCGTTCGCTACGCTGATGAGGTCGTGGTTCTGAAAGAGACCAAGAAGAAGTAACTGAGGCCCTGATATGGACAAGAAACAAGCTCGACTCCGCCGCGCACGTAAAACCCGTGCACGGATTGCGGAGCTCAAGATGGTGCGACTCACCGTATTCCGCACCAACTGCCACATTTACGCTCAGATCATTGACGAGACCGGCAGCAAGGTACTTGCAAGCGCTTCCACCCTGGAAGCCGAAGTACGCGCCGACATCGCCAATGGTGGCAACGTGAACGCAGCAGCCATGGTTGGCAAGCGAATTGCCGAAAAAGCCAAGGCTGCCGGCATCCAAACCGTGTCTTTCGATCGCTCGGGCTTCAAGTACCACGGTCGTATCAAGGCACTGGCTGACGCTGCCCGCGAACACGGTCTGGTATTCTAATTCGGAGTGAAGAATGGCTAAGCACGAAATGGAAGATCGTGGCGACGGTCTGGTCGAAAAAATGATCAGCGTCAACCGCGTCACCAAAGTGGTGAAGGGCGGTCGCATTATGGCTTTCTCCGCTCTCACCGTGGTTGGTGATGGCGACGGCGGCATCGGTATGGGCAAAGGTCGCTCGAAGGAAGTGCCGGTCGCTGTGCAGAAGGCAATGGAACAAGCTCGCCGCAATCTGGTAAAGATTCCGCTGAAGAACGGTACCCTGCACCACGCCGTACACGGCAAGCACGGTGCTACCACCGTTCTGATGCAGCCCGCCAAGGATGGTACCGGTGTCAAGGCCGGTGGTCCGATGCGCGCAATCTTTGAAGCCATGGGCGTTCGCAACGTATCCGCCAAGATCCAGGGTTCGACCAACCCGTACAACGTGGTTCGCGCCACGCTGGACGGCTTGAACAAGATTTGCGTTCCGGCGCAAATCGCGGCCAAGCGTGGTCTGACCGTGGAAGAAATTCTGGGGGTAGATCATGAGTAACACCAAGACTGTCAAGGTGACTCTGGTTAAGAGCCTGATCGGCCGCCTGGAGTCTCACAAGGCTTGCGCTCGCGGTCTGGGTCTGAAGAAGATTCGCCAGACTGTCGAAGTGATCGATACGCCTGAGAACCGTGGCATGATCAACAAGATCAGCTATCTGCTGAAATTCGAGGGCTAAGCATGGAACTGAATACCATTAAACCTGGTGCCGGTGCCAAGCATGCCAAGCGTCGCGTCGGCCGTGGTATCGGCAGCGGCCTGGGCAAGACTGGTGGCCGTGGCCACAAGGGTCAAAAGAGCCGTGCGGGCGGTTTCCACAAGGTAGGCTTCGAAGGCGGTCAAATGCCGCTGCAACGTCGTCTGCCGAAGCGTGGCTTCAAGTCCCTGACGGCTGGCAAAATGGCTGAAGTTCGTTTGTCCGAACTGAACCTGCTGCCGGTTGACGAAATCGATCTGCTCGCCCTCAAGCAAGCTGGTCTGGTAAGCGCCCTGGCGATCTCCGCCAAGGTGATCCTGTCCGGTAAGGTTGAGCGTGCTGTCAAGCTGCGTGGTCTGGCCGCTACGGCCGGTGCCCGCGCCGCAATTGAGGCAGCTGGCGGCAGTATTGTTGAATAAGGCACACGTACGTGGCGAATACTTCGATAGTGGCAAAAGCCAATAAGTTTGGTGATCTGAAGAGCCGGATCTGGTTCCTGATCGGGGCGTTGATCGTTTTCCGCATCGGCGCACACATTCCGGTTCCCGGGATCAATCCGGCTGAGCTAGCGAAGTTGTTCCGCACGTCGCAGACAGGGCTCCTCGACATGTTCAACATGTTCTCGGGGGGCGCCCTGTCCCGATTTACGGTTTTTGCCCTTGGCATCATGCCGTACATCTCTGCCTCGATCATTCTGCAACTTGCGGCTGAGGTTATCCCCAGCCTCAAGGAGCTGAAGAAAGAGGGCGATGCGGGACGTCGCAAGGTAACCCAGTACACACGTTACGCGACTGTAGTGTTGGCCTCGTTCCAGAGTTTCGGCATTGCGGTTATGCTTTATAAGCAGCCCAATCTGGTGGTAACTGCCCAATGGGAGTTTTACCTGACCACCGTGGTCACCCTGGTGACCGGCACCATGTTCCTGATGTGGCTTGGTGAGCAGATTACCGAGCGGGGTATCGGCAACGGTATCTCCTTGATCATCTGCGCCGGTATTGCCTCCGGTGTTCCCGCGGCGATCGGTAAGACCCTGACTCTGACCAGTCAGGGTTCGCTGCCTCTTCTGTTTGCCGTCGTGCTGTTTGCCGGCGTTCTGCTTGTTACCTATCTGGTGGTCTTCGTCGAACGAGGCCAACGCAAGGTACTGGTGAACTACGCCAAGCGCCAGGTCGGTAATCGCGTCATGCAGGGTCAGAGCACGCATTTGCCGCTCAAGCTCAACATGGCAGGGGTGATTCCGCCGATTTTCGCTTCTAGCATCATCCTGTTCCCGGCCACCGCACTCGGCTGGTTCGGTAATACGGATGGTCTGGGCTGGATGAAGAGTGTTGCCGACAAGCTGCACCCTGGGCAACCGATCTACGTCCTGCTGTACTCAGCGGCCATTATCTTCTTCTGCTATTTCTACACGGCGTTGATGTTTAACCCGAAAGAAACCGCAGACAACCTGAAGAAAAGTGGCGCGTTCATCCCGGGCTATCGTCCAGGTGAGCAGACCTCTCGTTACATCGAGAAGATCACGCTGCGTCTGACGCTTATCGGTGCGATCTATATCACGTTGGTTTGCTTGTTGCCTGAATTTCTGGTCTTGAAGTGGAACGCTCCGTTCTACTTCGGTGGCACATCGCTGTTGATTATTGTTGTCGTCACGATGGACTTTATGGCGCAGGTTCAATCCTACGTATTGTCTCACCAGTATGAGAGCTTGCTGAAGAAGGCTAACTTCAAAGGCAATGCGCTCACCCGCTGATAAACGAGTTGACACTGGGTTCTATGGCTAAGGAAGACACCATCCAGATGCAAGGCGAGGTCCTTGAAAATTTGCCTAATGCAACTTTCAGGGTCCAGCTTGAGAATGGACACATAGTGCACGGTCATATTTCCGGGAAGATGCGGATGCACTACATCCGTATTCTTCCAGGGGATAAGGTTACGGTCGAATTGACGCCCTATGACCTGACCCGTGCCCGAATCGTGTTCCGTGCGAAATGACGCACTCGCTCTTTTAGATTGAAAGGAACTGAAATGCGAGTACAGCCTTCGGTAAAGAAAATTTGCCGTAACTGCAAAATTATCCGCCGCAATCGCGTAGTTCGAGTGATCTGCACGGATCCCCGTCACAAGCAAAAGCAAGGCTAATATTTGTTAGTCTTGCGATTGCGTGTTACAATCGCAACCTTTTCAAGGTCTTAAGGCTTAAGGAAAGAGAATGGCCCGTATTGCAGGGGTAAATATCCCCAATCATGCACATGCCGTTATCGGCCTGCAGGCAATCTACGGCATCGGTCAAACCCGCGCCCAGCAAATTTGCGTTGCTGCCGGCGTGGCGACCTCGACGAAAGTCAAGGATCTGACCGAAGCCGAAATGGAAGCTCTGCGTGTAGAAGTAGCGAAGTTTGTCACTGAAGGTGACCTGCGCCGCGAAGTCACGATGAGCATCAAGCGACTGATGGACATGGGCTGCTACCGCGGCATGCGTCATCGTCGTGGTTTGCCCTGCCGTGGCCAACGCACTCGTACCAATGCTCGTACCCGCAAGGGTCCGCGCAAGGCGATTGCCGGCAAGAAGTAACTTAAGGAACACAGATAATGGCTAAAGCAAACACAGCTGTCCGTGTACGTAAAAAAGTGCGCAAGAGCGTGAGCGAAGGTATCGTGCATGTGCACGCTTCGTTCAACAACACCATCATCACTATCACCGACCGTCAAGGCAATGCACTGTCTTGGGCTACCTCTGGCGGCGCTGGTTTTAAGGGCTCGCGCAAGAGTACACCCTTTGCTGCTCAGGTAGCAGCGGAGCACGCTGGTAAAGTTGCCCAAGAATATGGTGTGAAGAACCTCGAAGTTCGGATCAAGGGCCCGGGACCGGGTCGCGAGTCCGCTGTTCGTGCTCTCAACGCGCTTGGTTTCAAGATTACCAGCATCTCCGACGTGACGCCGGTGCCGCACAACGGCTGCCGTCCGCCCAAGAAACGTCGTATTTAATTCGGAGAGTGTGAGACATGGCACGTTATATCGGCCCGAAATGTAAGCTCGCGCGCCGCGAAGGCACCGACCTCTTCCTGAAGAGCGCGCGTCGCGCACTTGATTCCAAGTGCAAACTGGACAGCGTACCTGGCCAACATGGCGCCCGCAAAGGCCGCCTGTCGGATTACGGCGTACAGCTGCGTGAAAAACAAAAGATTCGCCGCATTTACGGCGTTCTTGAGCGTCAGTTCCGCAACTACTTCGCGGAAGCTGTTCGTCGCAAGGGCTCCACTGGCGAAAACCTGCTGAAACTGCTCGAGTCCCGTCTCGACAACGTTGTATATCGCATGGGCTTTGGCTCCACTCGCGCGGAATCGCGCCAGCTGGTCAGCCACAAGGCCATCGTGGTAAACGGTCAGGTTGTGAATATTCCGTCTTTCCAGGTCAAATCTGGCGACGTGGTAGCTGTTCGTGAAAAAGCCAAGAAGCAGGTTCGCGTAGCCGAAGCCCTGTCCCTGGCTGAACAAAGCGGCTTCCCCTCCTGGGTATCTGTTGATTCGAAGAAGATGGAAGGCGTTTACAAGAGCGCTCCGGAACGTTCCGAACTGTCTAGCGATATCAACGAACAGCTCGTTGTGGAATTCTACTCCAAGTAATCGCTAGCTCTTAGGGAATGACTATGCAAAACAGCGCTTCGGAATTTCTGAAACCTCGAATCATCGACGTCCAACCGATTTCGGCTACGCATGCACGTGTGTCGATGGAGCCGTTCGAGCGTGGCTATGCCCATACTCTGGGCAATTCGCTGCGTCGCATTCTGCTGTCGTCGATGCCGGGTTACGCTCCGACCGAAGTGACCATCGCTGGCGTTCTGCATGAGTACTCGGCCCTCGACGGTGTCCGCGAAGATGTCGTTGACATCCTGCTGAACCTCAAGGGCGTCGTACTCAAGCTGCATGGTCGCGACAGCGTCGTACTTACCCTTCGTAAAGAAGGTGAAGGCGCTGTTTTGGCTGGCGATATCGAATTGCCGCACGACGTTGAAGTGATCAATCCGGACCACGTGATTTGTCACCTCGCTGCCGGCGGCAAGATCGAGCTCGAAGTGAAGATCGAAAAGGGTCGTGGCTATCAGCCCGTCTCTGCTCGCTCCAGTCATGATGACAACCGCTCCATCGGTACCATCCAGATGGACGCTTCCTTCTCGCCGGTTCGCCGCGTGAGCTATGCAGTGGAAAGCGCCCGTGTGGAACAGCGTACCGACCTCGACCGCCTGGTTCTCGATATCGAGACCAATGGGGTTGTCGAGCCGGAGCAGGCAGTGCGTAGCGCTGCCCGCATCCTGATTGACCAGCTGTCGATCTTTGCTGATCTCCAGGGCACTGCGGTTGAAGAAGTCGTTGAGAAGGCGCCGCCGATCGATCCGATCTTGCTGCGTCCGGTCGACGATCTTGAACTCACGGTTCGTTCTGCAAACTGCCTGAAGGCCGAGAACATCTATTACATCGGTGACCTGATCCAGCGTACTGAGACTGAATTGCTCAAGACGCCGAATCTGGGCCGTAAATCTCTTAACGAGATCAAGGAAGTTCTTGCCTCCAAGGGCCTCACTCTCGGCATGAAGCTGGAGAACTGGCCTCCGGCAGGGCTGGAAAAGCCGTAAGGTTTGAGACTAAAGGACATTAACAATGCGTCATCGTTACAGTAATCGTAAACTGAACCGCACGACCAGCCATCGTCTGGCGATGCTGCGCAACATGGCCAACTCGCTGCTGCGTCACGAAGCGATCGTGACCACGCTGCCGAAGGCCAAGGAACTGCGCCGTGTGGCAGAGCCGCTGATCACCCTGGGCAAAGAACCCTCGCTGGCTAACCGCCGCCTGGCCTTTGACCGTACCCGTGATCGCGAAATCGTCGTTAAGCTGTTCGACGTGCTCGGCCCGCGTTTCGCTACCCGCAATGGTGGTTATCTGCGTATCCTGAAATGTGGCTTCCGCAAGGGCGACAACGCTCCGCTGGCTCTGGTAGAGCTGGTAGACCGTGCCGAAGGCGTGGTTGCTGCTGATGAATCCGCCGAGTAATATCGGTTGATTCGAAAAAGCCAGCTCATCGAGCTGGCTTTTTTTACGTCTGATCAAAACGAATAACGGCTTTCCAGCACCTCCACCTCATCGCCGACGTAGATCAGTCCGGCATTCAGCGCCCGCAAATTGCTGCCAAAGCAAATTCCCTCGGCTAGCTGCCGGGTACGGATCAACGTCTTCAACGGCTCATTCTGCTCATCCTTCACACCGGTATCCGGATCCACCGTCGTCAGTACACAACGCGAACATGGCTTGGTGACCTCGAACAACACCTCCCCGATACGAATTCGCAGCCAGTCATCTTCCTCATAAGCTGCGGCCCCGCTAATCAGCAAATTCGGCCGGAAATGACGAACGGTGACCGGTTTCGCCAGCAAGCCATTGAGCGCCTCCAGCGAGGACTGGTTCACCAGCAGATAAGGATAGCCATCCGCAAAAGACAAGGCCGCTTCCTGATCCTTCTGCGACCGGGTCGGCTGCTGGCCCAGCCAGAGCAGCCGACAGGGCTCACCCAGGTAGTCGCTGAACCAGGCATCCACCCGCTCGTCACCGTGATAGGCCACAAAGTGATCGCCCCATACCTGGCACTCCACGGGCTCGTCATAGACGGTCATCATCGCCAGTACAGGCGCCCGGTCAGCGGTTTTAAACAAGGCCGCCCCCGGAATCAGGTCAATTTCGATCCGCACCATGGCCGGATGCGTCCTGGCCGTCATGAACGCCCCGCTGCCATCCACCAGCAGCCACTCACGGTCATGCAGCAGCCCCTGCTGGTCGGCAAACGCCCGCGTATATTCGATCCCGCGGCCAGATTTCAGCGGGTGCACAAACAGATTAGCTAAACGCATAAACCTTCCTTGAAAACCGGGCAGGGCGCCGCATCAGCCCTCTGCCTGCATTACAGGTTGAATGTCTGCAAAAAATCCCATAGCGACTCGTCCTGGCAGAATGCCACATTGAAGCGCAGCCAGGGCGATACCCCACCGCCGGGGCGGAACAGATTGCCCGGAGCCAGCAAAAAGCCCGCGGCCTTGGCCTGCCGGGCCAGCTCCAGACTGTCATAGGGCATGGTCGGTCGGGCCAGCAAAAACAGCCCATTATAGGGACGGGTAAACAGCTTCCAGCCGATGGCCGAGAATCGATCCGCACAGCGGAACTGCGCCTGCGCCAGCCTGCCGCGCAACTTCTCCAGCTGCTTGTGTTGCTTCGACTCCTGCAACATGGTCAGAATCGCCCGCTCGTTCAATTCCGGCGACGTCATGCCGGTCATCATCTTGAAGCGCGTCATCTGAGCCAGCAGCGGTTCGCGTGCCGCGAGAAAGCCCACCCGCAGCGCCGGTGACAAGGACTTGGAAAAGCTGCCGATATAAATCACCCGCTCAAGCCCATCCATCGCTGCCAGCGTCGGTTGCGGCCAGCCAGCCAACTCCGCCGAAACATTGTCCTCAATCAGATAAAAATCATGCTGTTCGGCCAGCTTCAAAACCTGATGCGCCGTCTGCATGTCATAGCTGGCCCCGGTCGGATTCTGCAGCCAGGGATTGGTAATGAACGCCTTGGGCCGGTGCTGTCGCAGCAACCCTGCCAGTACCGCCGTATCCGGTCCGTGCGGCGTCCAGGGAACCCCGACCACCTGGATCCCCTGAAAGGTCAGACTCGACAACACATTGCAATAGCCCGGGTCATCCACCAGCACCGTATCGCCAGGCCGTGCCAGGCAGCTCGCCGCGATATGCAGTGCGCTGCTGGCGCCCTGGGTGAGCAGAATCTCCTGGGCTCCCAGCGCCAGACCCTGCTCGCCCAGCGCGCCTGCCAGCCATTGGCGCAGACCGGCGAAGCCCTGCGGGTCGCCATACTCCGCCGTCAGGGCATTGTCGCGCGCCAGCGCGCGCAAGGCGCGGTGTTGCGCCTCGATGTCATACCAGTCCTGCGGCAACCAGCCGCAGCCCGCCGGCAGTCGCTGGTCGGACTGGTGATACACATTGTGCAGCAACCAGTGCTCATCGACCGGCAGGTCGACAATGCG from Paludibacterium sp. B53371 includes:
- a CDS encoding PLP-dependent aminotransferase family protein, which encodes MKPRLKAAPTRAEQIELSMAEAIEQGSSPPGTRLPSIRQQAAQIGVSPFTVVEAYERLVARGLIESRRGSGFFVRERLTRSPVSTPRIVDLPVDEHWLLHNVYHQSDQRLPAGCGWLPQDWYDIEAQHRALRALARDNALTAEYGDPQGFAGLRQWLAGALGEQGLALGAQEILLTQGASSALHIAASCLARPGDTVLVDDPGYCNVLSSLTFQGIQVVGVPWTPHGPDTAVLAGLLRQHRPKAFITNPWLQNPTGASYDMQTAHQVLKLAEQHDFYLIEDNVSAELAGWPQPTLAAMDGLERVIYIGSFSKSLSPALRVGFLAAREPLLAQMTRFKMMTGMTSPELNERAILTMLQESKQHKQLEKLRGRLAQAQFRCADRFSAIGWKLFTRPYNGLFLLARPTMPYDSLELARQAKAAGFLLAPGNLFRPGGGVSPWLRFNVAFCQDESLWDFLQTFNL